The following proteins are encoded in a genomic region of Streptococcus sp. 29892:
- a CDS encoding peptide-binding protein — MIVGNLGAQKEKRNDTPISAKKDIMGDKTVRVRADLHHIILLNKLSI, encoded by the coding sequence GTGATTGTGGGAAATTTAGGCGCACAAAAAGAAAAACGAAATGATACACCAATCAGTGCAAAAAAAGATATAATGGGAGATAAGACGGTTCGTGTTCGTGCTGACTTGCACCATATCATATTATTAAATAAACTGTCAATTTGA